In Solobacterium moorei, a single genomic region encodes these proteins:
- the mnmA gene encoding tRNA 2-thiouridine(34) synthase MnmA, whose translation MKKVLVGLSGGVDSAVAAYLLQQQGYDVTCAFMRNWDSVANEDFSGNPTLYDPVCPQEADYKDAADVAAKLGLELLRIDFIKEYWDDVFQTFIDEYKLGRTPNPDILCNRYIKFDSFMKFAKEKGFDIVATGHYARLGEEGNHHVLCKAVDHNKDQSYFLTEIRREVLEHVLFPLGEIEKPEVRRIAEELGLSIAKKKDSTGICFIGERRFREFLGNYLPMKSGDIIDVTTKQKVGTHQGVMYYTIGQRKGLDIGGIGPFFVAGKDVYKNELYVVDANHQDLLYATSCIVTGVNWLADRTLPLQCHAKFRYRQADNDVELVLNEDGTLTALFPEEIRSITPGQEAVFYDGDVMFAGGKIEKVYKDGLDLMEHVKALVHPETN comes from the coding sequence ATGAAAAAAGTACTTGTAGGTTTATCGGGTGGCGTAGATAGCGCCGTCGCAGCGTATTTATTACAACAGCAGGGTTATGATGTGACCTGTGCTTTTATGCGTAACTGGGATTCAGTCGCAAATGAAGATTTCAGTGGAAATCCAACGCTATACGATCCAGTTTGTCCACAAGAAGCAGACTATAAGGATGCGGCAGATGTCGCTGCTAAATTAGGATTAGAACTATTACGTATCGACTTTATTAAAGAGTATTGGGATGATGTCTTTCAGACTTTTATTGATGAGTACAAATTAGGAAGAACACCAAATCCAGATATTCTATGTAATCGATATATCAAGTTTGATAGCTTTATGAAGTTTGCGAAAGAAAAAGGATTTGATATTGTGGCAACAGGTCACTATGCAAGACTTGGTGAAGAGGGTAATCATCATGTTTTATGTAAAGCAGTTGATCATAATAAAGACCAATCATACTTCTTGACCGAGATACGTCGTGAAGTATTAGAACATGTTTTATTCCCGCTTGGGGAAATTGAGAAGCCTGAGGTACGTCGCATTGCGGAAGAACTTGGTTTATCTATCGCAAAGAAGAAAGATTCGACTGGAATCTGTTTTATTGGAGAACGTCGCTTCCGTGAATTTCTCGGTAATTATCTGCCAATGAAATCTGGGGATATTATCGATGTAACGACTAAACAGAAAGTAGGTACACACCAAGGTGTTATGTACTATACAATCGGTCAAAGAAAAGGTTTAGATATTGGTGGTATTGGTCCATTCTTTGTGGCTGGCAAAGATGTGTATAAAAATGAACTATATGTCGTTGATGCAAATCATCAAGACTTGTTATACGCTACATCTTGTATTGTGACTGGTGTCAATTGGTTAGCTGATCGCACATTACCATTACAGTGCCATGCGAAGTTTAGATATCGTCAAGCTGATAATGATGTTGAACTTGTGCTAAATGAAGATGGTACTTTGACTGCGTTATTCCCTGAGGAAATTCGTAGTATTACGCCAGGACAAGAGGCGGTGTTCTATGATGGCGATGTGATGTTTGCAGGCGGAAAGATTGAGAAAGTCTACAAAGATGGACTAGATCTGATGGAACATGTAAAAGCACTTGTTCATCCTGAAACAAATTAA
- a CDS encoding Mbeg1-like protein, which produces MTTIYDYLDWRGDLSFTTEPFNEVDNTILSLLAYVHYDDIPNIETTFQPLHKVRDAFYKLHTREEIAEIETYNGVNARLLDKVCDIERFKDIKIGYYISYSDKDFVVQFSAVTFKLDDMIYISYRGTDNTFIGWKEDFYLSYTTGTNGQKAAVAYINQLFENETLPIHVGGHSKGGNLAIYAACHCMDSIRSHITKVWSNDGPGFQSEMLQSPAYQSIQEKITLIIPDSSIIGILMNNVEPKIIKSTVNNVQQHDALTWIVKRNHFEKAESLSANSVFLNKAVDKFLENLSDEEAKIAIDAIFAILESTDAESFAKLKEGGFDSLKDIITALQKLPPEKSSVILRLIGTMISDSGNILANDYMSKVQEQFNKVKDSFTKKDER; this is translated from the coding sequence ATGACAACGATTTATGACTATCTTGATTGGCGTGGAGATCTTTCATTTACAACTGAACCTTTTAATGAAGTGGATAATACTATCCTTAGTCTTTTAGCTTATGTTCATTATGATGATATTCCTAACATAGAAACAACATTTCAACCACTTCATAAAGTGAGAGATGCATTTTATAAACTACATACACGTGAAGAAATTGCAGAAATAGAAACCTATAATGGCGTAAACGCTAGATTACTTGATAAGGTATGTGATATAGAACGCTTCAAAGATATTAAGATTGGTTATTACATCAGCTATTCTGATAAAGACTTTGTTGTCCAGTTTTCTGCAGTAACCTTTAAACTCGACGATATGATCTATATCTCCTATCGGGGTACAGATAATACATTCATTGGTTGGAAAGAAGATTTCTATCTATCCTATACAACCGGAACCAATGGACAAAAAGCAGCTGTCGCATATATCAATCAATTATTTGAGAATGAAACTTTACCAATCCATGTTGGTGGTCACTCCAAAGGTGGTAATCTTGCGATATACGCCGCATGTCATTGTATGGATTCCATTCGTAGTCATATTACAAAGGTTTGGTCAAATGATGGACCTGGCTTCCAGAGTGAAATGTTACAATCCCCTGCTTATCAATCCATACAGGAGAAAATCACGCTTATCATTCCAGACTCTTCAATTATTGGAATCTTAATGAATAACGTTGAACCAAAAATTATCAAAAGTACTGTCAATAACGTGCAACAACACGATGCCCTTACATGGATTGTAAAGCGCAATCATTTTGAAAAAGCAGAATCATTATCTGCCAACTCCGTATTCTTAAACAAAGCAGTTGATAAGTTCTTAGAGAATTTATCCGATGAGGAAGCGAAGATTGCGATTGACGCAATCTTTGCTATTCTTGAATCAACAGATGCAGAATCATTCGCAAAGCTAAAAGAAGGTGGATTTGATTCTTTAAAGGATATAATTACTGCCCTTCAAAAATTACCACCAGAGAAATCATCCGTTATTCTACGCTTAATTGGAACCATGATTTCAGATAGTGGTAACATACTCGCAAATGACTATATGTCAAAAGTTCAAGAACAATTCAATAAAGTCAAAGATTCATTTACCAAAAAAGACGAGAGGTGA
- the alaS gene encoding alanine--tRNA ligase, which translates to MEKQYRLSGNEVRQKFLDFFASKGCMIEPGASLIPHNDPTLLWINAGVSALKKYFDGSEKPASNRICNAQKSIRTNDIENVGRTARHHTFFEMLGNFSIGDYFKKEAITWAWEFLTSPEWIGFDPKRLYVTVYPDDDEAYNQWVQVGMIPSHIRRTEDNFWEIGRGPGGPDTELYYDRGEKYDPEGIGEKLFFEDLENDRYIEVWNIVFSQYDCRPGEVNRHEYKELPQKNIDTGMGLERLVCLIQDGETNFDTDLFLPIIHATEKYAKHSYSEKEYKMAYRVIADHIRTVTFAIADGAMFSNEGRGYVLRRVLRRAVRYGIKLGIDGAFMYKLVKVVADNMISYYPYLQEKISLIEKLVKQEEESFHKTLANGEALLQNALAEHADTKILPGEVMFKLYDTYGYPKELTTEIAEEEGYRVDLEGFDKEMQAQKTRAREARGNIQSMHGQSADLMDFTQESKFTGYTDTHSRGKVIGLFKDGVRVDTLTDEGDIILDETCFYAESGGQCADTGVVWNDHFKANVTNVQKAPHKQPLHHITIVEGTVSEGDVLEGEYDYEKRQRTRANHSSLHLLQAALKKVLGDHIAQAGSYNCAEYGRFDFTHFEKPTEEQLNEVERLVNKQIALAQPIVTEVMAVEAAKNSGAIALFDEKYGDTVRVVSMGDFSKEFCGGTHANNTADLCVFKITSEESIGSGIRRITSETKFDAYKDFKDEEQYLLECAKLMKLQSWQGFKEKLVALQEENAQLRKDNDAHKQAELLSSADTAVQKAETINGLSCVLLSLDGFDTNSLKTYAENVRNKLVDGFVFVSNTTDGKATFVCASSKTAIAKGKKAGDIVKAAAQLTGGNGGGRPDMAQAGGKDTSKVQEAHALVREILAQ; encoded by the coding sequence ATGGAAAAGCAATATCGACTCAGTGGAAATGAAGTCAGACAAAAGTTCTTGGATTTCTTTGCGTCAAAGGGTTGTATGATCGAACCAGGCGCAAGTCTTATTCCACATAATGATCCAACACTGTTATGGATTAATGCTGGAGTATCAGCGTTAAAGAAGTATTTTGATGGTTCAGAAAAGCCAGCTTCCAATCGTATCTGTAATGCCCAGAAATCAATTCGTACGAACGATATTGAAAATGTGGGTCGTACAGCACGTCACCATACATTCTTTGAAATGTTGGGTAATTTCTCAATTGGTGATTACTTTAAGAAAGAAGCGATTACTTGGGCTTGGGAATTCTTAACATCTCCAGAATGGATTGGTTTTGATCCTAAGCGTTTATATGTAACTGTTTATCCGGATGATGACGAAGCATATAACCAATGGGTTCAGGTAGGTATGATTCCTAGCCACATCCGTCGTACAGAAGATAACTTCTGGGAAATTGGCCGTGGCCCTGGTGGACCAGATACAGAGTTGTACTATGACCGTGGAGAAAAGTATGACCCTGAAGGCATTGGCGAAAAGTTATTCTTTGAGGATTTAGAGAATGACCGTTATATCGAAGTTTGGAATATTGTATTCTCTCAATATGATTGCCGTCCTGGTGAAGTTAATCGCCATGAGTACAAAGAATTACCTCAGAAGAATATTGATACAGGTATGGGTCTAGAACGTCTTGTATGTTTGATTCAAGATGGTGAAACAAACTTTGATACTGACTTATTCTTACCAATTATCCATGCGACAGAGAAGTATGCTAAACACTCTTACAGTGAGAAAGAATATAAGATGGCATATCGCGTTATCGCTGACCATATCCGTACAGTCACTTTTGCGATTGCGGATGGTGCGATGTTCTCTAACGAAGGTCGCGGATATGTATTACGTCGTGTATTGCGTCGTGCTGTACGCTACGGTATTAAGCTAGGTATCGATGGTGCTTTCATGTATAAACTTGTAAAGGTTGTAGCAGATAATATGATCTCTTACTATCCATATTTACAGGAAAAGATTTCATTGATTGAAAAGTTAGTGAAGCAGGAAGAAGAATCTTTCCACAAGACATTAGCAAACGGTGAAGCACTTTTACAGAATGCATTGGCTGAACATGCGGATACTAAGATCTTACCTGGCGAAGTGATGTTCAAGTTATATGACACTTATGGATATCCAAAGGAACTTACTACAGAGATTGCGGAAGAAGAAGGCTACCGTGTTGATTTAGAAGGCTTTGATAAAGAAATGCAGGCTCAGAAGACACGCGCAAGAGAAGCACGTGGAAATATTCAATCCATGCATGGTCAATCTGCTGACTTAATGGATTTTACACAAGAAAGTAAATTTACAGGTTATACAGATACACATTCTAGGGGTAAGGTTATTGGCTTATTCAAGGATGGTGTACGTGTTGATACATTAACAGACGAGGGTGATATTATCCTTGATGAAACATGTTTCTATGCGGAAAGTGGCGGACAGTGTGCTGATACTGGTGTTGTTTGGAATGATCACTTTAAGGCAAATGTAACGAATGTACAAAAGGCTCCACATAAACAACCGCTACATCACATTACAATCGTTGAGGGTACAGTATCAGAAGGGGATGTATTAGAAGGTGAATACGACTATGAAAAACGTCAACGTACACGTGCAAACCATAGTTCATTACACTTATTACAGGCTGCTTTAAAGAAGGTGTTAGGTGATCATATTGCCCAGGCTGGTTCTTATAACTGTGCTGAGTATGGAAGATTTGACTTTACACACTTTGAAAAGCCTACAGAAGAACAATTGAATGAGGTTGAACGTCTTGTCAATAAACAGATTGCTTTAGCACAACCAATTGTAACTGAAGTGATGGCTGTAGAAGCTGCGAAGAACTCTGGTGCGATTGCATTGTTTGATGAGAAGTATGGTGATACAGTACGTGTTGTATCAATGGGAGATTTCTCTAAGGAATTCTGCGGTGGTACACACGCAAATAATACGGCTGATTTATGCGTGTTTAAGATTACATCTGAAGAATCTATCGGATCTGGTATTAGACGTATTACATCTGAAACAAAGTTTGATGCATATAAGGATTTCAAGGATGAGGAGCAGTATTTACTTGAATGTGCGAAGTTAATGAAGCTACAATCTTGGCAAGGATTTAAAGAGAAGTTAGTCGCTTTACAAGAAGAAAATGCACAGCTTCGCAAGGATAATGATGCACATAAACAAGCAGAACTATTATCTTCTGCGGATACAGCAGTACAGAAGGCTGAAACCATTAATGGCTTATCCTGCGTACTACTTAGCTTAGATGGCTTTGATACAAATAGCTTAAAGACATATGCTGAAAATGTTCGCAATAAGCTTGTGGATGGATTTGTATTCGTATCTAATACAACAGATGGTAAAGCGACATTTGTATGTGCTAGTTCGAAAACTGCAATTGCCAAGGGCAAGAAGGCTGGCGATATTGTGAAGGCTGCTGCACAGTTGACTGGTGGTAATGGTGGTGGTAGACCTGACATGGCGCAGGCTGGCGGTAAGGATACTTCTAAAGTACAAGAAGCACATGCATTAGTAAGAGAAATTCTTGCACAATAA
- a CDS encoding Spx/MgsR family RNA polymerase-binding regulatory protein, whose protein sequence is MIVVYTSPGCASCRKVKQWLKDRNLPFIEKNIFKTLLNDNEIKHLLMRSENGSDDIISKRSKIIQESHVDIDSMKIDELITFIKRNPSVLKRPIILSENNFQVGYDEEEIGVFVPVELRRLADHSCNETCPNFKACQTMQTAFQKEVH, encoded by the coding sequence ATGATAGTTGTATACACATCTCCAGGATGTGCAAGTTGCCGTAAAGTAAAACAATGGTTAAAAGATCGTAATCTTCCATTTATAGAGAAGAACATCTTTAAGACATTGTTAAATGATAACGAAATAAAGCACCTATTGATGAGAAGTGAAAATGGTAGTGATGATATCATCTCTAAGCGTTCTAAGATTATTCAAGAATCGCATGTTGATATTGATTCGATGAAGATAGATGAATTAATCACTTTTATCAAGCGTAATCCTAGTGTATTAAAACGCCCAATCATATTGAGTGAGAATAATTTCCAAGTCGGCTATGACGAAGAGGAAATCGGTGTATTTGTACCGGTAGAGTTACGTCGTTTGGCAGATCACAGTTGTAACGAAACCTGCCCAAATTTCAAAGCTTGTCAAACAATGCAAACAGCATTTCAGAAAGAAGTCCATTAG
- a CDS encoding DUF1292 domain-containing protein produces MIENNTMMITDDAGNEHEVEILLTFENDDKTKKYVLFTDPNDEEGNVYAYSYNEDGSMDEVIDEEEWEMCQEVLGAFISEGDGE; encoded by the coding sequence ATGATTGAAAACAATACAATGATGATTACTGATGATGCAGGCAATGAACATGAAGTTGAAATTCTTTTGACGTTTGAAAATGACGACAAGACAAAGAAGTATGTATTATTTACAGATCCAAATGATGAAGAAGGGAATGTTTATGCATATAGTTATAACGAAGATGGATCAATGGATGAAGTTATTGACGAAGAAGAATGGGAAATGTGTCAAGAAGTATTAGGTGCATTTATCAGTGAAGGTGATGGTGAATAA
- a CDS encoding putative ABC exporter domain-containing protein yields MNVLFYLHKRILINGFKRSIRKPAFVLMLIAAIAYFALLTAGYKSFFSQIGITNASEFIVLIMVIQLYLGVPGLIQYFRRKGLLFRKADVQFVFQAPIHPKEILLFSGLRSIVVSSIFMIIFCIFGCVLYPASTLQFLLYVVVYLSLDFFIEMSLIVLCYGNETIPNTYIRLISYLLYIVLGALAVGFLLLVIDRGYSMAVVVEYLKSPFIKMVPLFGWSIGLLQWIFYGYDWSNVVSTILFILSAIFLPLLAYKSKCEGDYYEEAEKFSDEYEQAIGNAKAGEVSIVGAKPKKYMHASIKYKGYNAKAIFYRQLLEYKKNRFFIFSFRTFLFLLAGIALHFLSRKDNVMHDLMSIRLFVIPIIVTYYITFFGVIRSKWMKELQNYYTFLLPDTKIHKTWNATKIEHIRAFIDTMILALIGGAVLGLSPLQILLTGLVGVSVNASRIYINMMVQTIISPAIGDFKLFVQFIDMFLMLVSTGASVFVAIVSMIVFNNLEAAFLGMIMTSSVMACIAFFLSSFAFEKMEVME; encoded by the coding sequence ATGAATGTCTTATTCTACTTACATAAACGCATATTGATTAACGGATTTAAGCGCTCGATTCGAAAGCCTGCTTTTGTGTTAATGTTAATCGCAGCTATTGCTTATTTTGCGTTGCTTACGGCTGGATATAAAAGTTTTTTTAGCCAAATTGGTATTACAAATGCTTCGGAATTTATTGTATTAATCATGGTGATACAACTTTATTTAGGTGTTCCAGGATTAATACAGTACTTTAGGCGGAAAGGACTATTATTTCGCAAAGCAGATGTCCAATTTGTCTTTCAAGCACCAATTCACCCAAAGGAAATTTTGTTGTTTAGTGGTTTAAGAAGTATTGTAGTTTCATCAATCTTCATGATTATTTTCTGTATTTTCGGTTGCGTTTTATATCCTGCAAGTACATTACAGTTTTTATTGTATGTAGTGGTCTATTTGAGCTTAGATTTCTTTATTGAAATGAGTTTAATTGTTTTGTGTTACGGGAATGAAACTATCCCTAATACATATATACGTTTAATTTCCTATCTTTTATATATAGTATTGGGTGCTTTAGCGGTTGGATTCTTATTACTTGTAATCGATCGTGGCTATAGTATGGCAGTTGTTGTGGAGTATCTAAAGTCTCCCTTTATTAAAATGGTTCCACTTTTTGGATGGAGTATAGGGTTATTGCAATGGATATTTTATGGCTATGATTGGAGTAACGTTGTCAGTACAATATTATTTATTCTATCAGCAATTTTTTTACCACTTCTTGCCTATAAATCAAAGTGTGAAGGTGATTATTATGAAGAGGCAGAGAAGTTCTCAGATGAATATGAACAAGCTATTGGAAATGCAAAAGCTGGTGAAGTATCTATTGTGGGTGCAAAGCCTAAAAAGTACATGCACGCATCGATAAAGTATAAAGGCTATAATGCAAAAGCTATCTTTTATCGTCAATTGTTAGAATATAAGAAAAACCGTTTCTTTATCTTCTCATTTAGAACATTCTTATTCTTACTTGCAGGCATTGCCTTACATTTCTTATCCCGTAAAGATAATGTTATGCATGATTTAATGAGCATTCGTTTATTTGTTATACCTATTATCGTTACGTATTACATTACATTCTTTGGAGTTATCCGCTCAAAATGGATGAAAGAATTACAGAATTACTATACATTCCTACTTCCGGACACCAAGATACATAAGACATGGAATGCAACGAAAATTGAGCATATTCGTGCTTTTATTGATACGATGATTCTTGCGTTAATTGGTGGAGCGGTACTAGGCCTTTCGCCTTTGCAGATTCTTTTAACTGGACTTGTTGGGGTAAGTGTCAATGCTAGTCGTATCTATATCAACATGATGGTACAGACAATTATTTCGCCAGCAATTGGGGATTTTAAACTCTTTGTGCAGTTTATTGATATGTTTTTGATGCTAGTAAGTACTGGTGCTTCGGTATTCGTTGCAATAGTTTCTATGATTGTATTTAATAATCTAGAAGCCGCATTCTTAGGCATGATTATGACTAGTAGCGTTATGGCGTGTATTGCATTCTTCTTATCATCATTTGCATTTGAAAAGATGGAAGTTATGGAATAG
- a CDS encoding ATP-dependent RecD-like DNA helicase: MDNSLITLTGKFTYILFRNEGNFYTAAKFEVNDEKGRVISVTGNIPEIVTGIQYRINGNYIEHPRYGMQFQIQTLAKLLPTEKEGVVRYLSGVNFPGIGKKTAERVVDALGEDCLTLIREDNTLLEKIGDLSERQIHAIIEGLQIDNGMEELAKFLNIHGLSQRNLSKITRIYGKEALSKLNENPYRLIEEIDGFGFKTADKIGKSLGISDTDNRRLYALLVSLVSDLCMRDGNSYVRLETLETTFFKELGSLTCDFEAIFDEAILKHHIYREDNRIFPIAQYDAEIGIARFLAEFPYQFMDPYDPKLLLSYLEDIQEHLGITYDETQIQAIEVFFERPFMIMTGGPGTGKTTVVNAMIKLFKLMYPSSSIICAAPTGRAAKHLAEVTGVNATTIHSLLQWDLETNTFGKNDEEPILADLLIVDEFSMVDNWLFYNLLLASKRIKKICIIGDKDQLPSVGPGCVLRDLIQSNEFSLIELKYIYRQQSDSDVINLAHAINTGNVIVGDYHHDVKFFACMPEDIRRNILMMVDDALQKGYSIDDIQILSPMYAGVAGIDYLNNALQESFNPPSKDKAEVKSGYITFREGDKILQLKNQPDDDVYNGDIGVLVEIIDAKHAEDHKTTIICQFGEIIVEYKPENWINITLAYCISVHKSQGSEYPIVIMPIIRRHAGMLQRKLIYTGVTRARKVLIILGELEAFKRGIQVLELHPRETTLTQKLKQFLDGDYGF, encoded by the coding sequence ATGGACAATTCATTGATTACGTTAACTGGTAAATTTACATATATTCTCTTCCGTAACGAAGGGAATTTTTATACTGCTGCGAAATTTGAAGTCAATGATGAAAAGGGGAGAGTAATTTCTGTTACTGGAAATATTCCGGAAATCGTTACGGGAATACAATATCGTATTAATGGTAATTACATTGAACACCCTCGTTACGGAATGCAGTTTCAGATTCAGACACTTGCAAAATTATTGCCAACGGAAAAAGAAGGCGTTGTTCGATATCTATCTGGCGTAAACTTTCCTGGTATTGGAAAAAAGACTGCAGAAAGAGTTGTAGACGCATTAGGGGAAGATTGTTTAACTTTGATACGTGAAGATAATACGTTATTAGAAAAAATTGGTGATTTATCTGAGCGTCAAATCCATGCCATTATTGAGGGGTTACAAATTGATAATGGTATGGAGGAACTAGCAAAGTTTTTAAATATCCATGGTTTAAGTCAAAGAAATCTTTCAAAGATAACACGTATCTACGGTAAAGAAGCGTTAAGTAAATTAAATGAAAATCCTTATCGGTTAATCGAAGAAATAGATGGTTTTGGCTTTAAGACTGCAGATAAAATCGGTAAGAGTTTAGGAATCAGCGATACTGACAATCGTCGTTTATACGCTCTTCTTGTTTCCCTTGTAAGTGATTTGTGTATGCGGGATGGTAATAGCTATGTACGTCTAGAAACATTAGAGACTACTTTCTTTAAAGAGTTGGGTTCCTTAACATGTGATTTTGAAGCAATCTTTGATGAGGCTATCTTAAAACATCATATTTATCGTGAAGATAATCGTATCTTTCCGATTGCACAATATGATGCGGAAATCGGTATCGCAAGATTTTTAGCAGAGTTTCCTTATCAATTTATGGATCCTTATGATCCAAAGTTATTACTATCATATCTAGAGGACATACAAGAACATTTAGGCATCACATATGATGAAACACAGATACAAGCGATAGAAGTCTTTTTTGAAAGACCATTTATGATAATGACTGGTGGGCCAGGTACAGGTAAAACAACCGTTGTCAATGCGATGATTAAGTTATTTAAATTGATGTATCCTTCTTCATCGATTATCTGTGCTGCTCCAACTGGTAGAGCTGCCAAACACTTAGCAGAAGTAACAGGAGTAAACGCCACAACCATTCACTCGTTATTACAATGGGATTTAGAAACAAATACGTTTGGCAAAAATGATGAAGAACCTATTTTAGCAGATCTTTTAATTGTGGATGAATTTTCTATGGTGGATAACTGGTTGTTCTATAACTTATTACTTGCTAGTAAGAGAATTAAAAAAATTTGTATTATTGGTGATAAAGACCAGTTACCAAGTGTTGGACCAGGTTGTGTATTACGTGACTTAATACAGTCCAATGAATTTTCATTAATTGAATTAAAATATATCTATCGTCAACAATCAGATAGTGATGTCATTAATTTAGCGCATGCAATCAATACAGGTAATGTGATTGTTGGTGATTATCATCATGATGTGAAGTTCTTTGCATGCATGCCTGAGGATATACGACGTAATATTTTAATGATGGTTGATGATGCATTGCAGAAAGGATACTCGATTGATGATATTCAGATATTATCCCCAATGTATGCAGGAGTTGCAGGCATTGATTACCTAAACAATGCTTTACAGGAATCGTTTAATCCACCATCGAAGGACAAAGCAGAAGTGAAGTCAGGGTACATAACTTTCCGTGAAGGGGATAAGATTTTACAGTTAAAGAATCAACCGGACGATGATGTATACAATGGTGATATTGGTGTATTAGTAGAAATCATTGACGCAAAACATGCGGAAGACCATAAGACTACGATTATCTGTCAATTTGGTGAAATCATTGTTGAGTATAAACCAGAGAATTGGATCAATATTACGCTGGCATACTGCATCAGTGTTCATAAATCACAAGGTAGTGAATATCCAATTGTGATCATGCCGATTATTCGAAGACATGCAGGCATGTTACAAAGAAAGCTTATATACACTGGTGTAACGAGAGCACGTAAAGTATTGATTATATTGGGAGAACTTGAAGCTTTTAAACGTGGGATTCAGGTATTAGAATTACATCCACGAGAGACTACACTGACACAGAAACTAAAGCAGTTTTTAGATGGTGATTATGGATTTTAA
- a CDS encoding IreB family regulatory phosphoprotein yields MKQNNLTETMSFNSEEIRRETIHEVLKQVEASLSERGYNAINQLAGYLISDDPAYISSHNNSRSLIQSVERHEIIEELVRFYLEAHH; encoded by the coding sequence ATGAAACAAAATAATTTGACTGAAACGATGAGCTTTAATTCTGAAGAGATTCGTCGTGAAACAATCCACGAAGTTTTAAAACAGGTAGAAGCTTCATTAAGTGAGAGAGGATATAACGCTATCAATCAGTTAGCTGGTTATTTGATCTCTGATGATCCTGCGTATATTTCTTCACATAACAATTCAAGAAGTTTGATCCAATCCGTGGAACGTCATGAAATTATTGAAGAATTAGTACGTTTCTATTTAGAGGCTCATCACTAA
- the ruvX gene encoding Holliday junction resolvase RuvX yields MTRYLGLDLGSVTCGVSFSDTGFIARTIETIRFKPDDYNMALDKVLDIVDREKPDVIVLGLPLLLNDDVGPRAQICLEFGEVLEQESGIPVKMQDERFTTAVAESILLEADVSRKKRKKKIDQLAAVQILQTWLDRNVK; encoded by the coding sequence ATGACACGCTATCTAGGCTTAGATCTTGGTAGCGTAACTTGTGGTGTCAGTTTTAGTGATACGGGGTTTATTGCAAGAACAATTGAAACGATTCGTTTTAAACCAGATGATTACAATATGGCATTAGATAAAGTGTTAGATATTGTCGATCGTGAAAAGCCAGATGTGATAGTGCTAGGTTTACCGCTATTGTTGAATGATGATGTTGGTCCTCGTGCACAGATATGTCTAGAGTTTGGTGAAGTTCTGGAACAAGAGTCTGGTATCCCTGTTAAGATGCAAGATGAACGATTTACAACAGCGGTCGCTGAAAGTATTTTGTTAGAGGCAGACGTATCAAGAAAGAAACGTAAAAAGAAGATTGATCAGTTGGCTGCAGTACAGATACTACAGACTTGGCTTGATCGCAATGTAAAATAA